The sequence CGCGCTCGATCATTATCAAGGGTGCACGTTCGCCAGAGCGCTTGCTGGACGAGGTCACACTCTTTCTGCACAAAGTCGAATCGCAGTTGTCCCATGAACGGCAGAAGATGCTCAAGACCGCGCGCAGCCGCGACAAGGTCTTCGAGGGTCGCAAAGTGCTGCTGGTGGACGACGATGTGCGCAACATTTTCGCCCTCACCAGCGCGCTGGAGACCAAAGGCGCAGTCGTGGTGATCGGCCGTAACGGTCGTGAGGCGATTGAGAGACTTAACGAAGTCGAGGACATCGATCTGGTGTTGATGGACGTGATGATGCCGGAAATGGACGGTTTCGAAGCCACCATTGAAATCCGCAAGGATCCGCGCTGGCGCAAGCTGCCGATCATCGCGGTGACGGCCAAGGCCATGAAGGACGATCAGGAGCGCTGCCTGCAGGCGGGCGCCAATGATTACCTGGCCAAGCCCATCGACCTGGATCGTCTGTTCTCGCTGATTCGCGTGTGGTTACCGAAGATGGAACGCATTTAGTGGAACGTAGTAGTCCAGCCGAACGAAACAGCGAAATTGAGCTGCGCTTGTTGATTGAGGCGATTTACCTCAAGTACAGCTACGATTTCCGCGATTACTCCGGCGCTTCGATCAAGCGCCGGGTGCAACACGCATTGAGCCAGTTCGAATGCGCGACTATTTCCGCCTTGCAGGAAAAAGTCCTGCATGACCCGACAGCGTTCATGCAGTTGCTGCAATTGCTGACGATCCCGGTCAGCGAGATGTTTCGCGATCCGTCGCACTTCCTTGCCATTCGCAGGGAAGTGGTGCCGTTGCTGCGCACCTATCCGTCGATCAAGATCTGGATCGCCGGGTGCAGCACGGGCGAGGAGGTCTATTCGATGGCGATTCTGCTGCGCGAAGAAGGCCTGCTCGATCGCACGATCATCTATGCCACTGACATCAACCCGCGCTCGCTGGACAAGGCCAAGCAGGGGATTTTCTCCATGGAGAATGTTCGCGCGTACACCGCCAACTATCAGCAGGCCGGTGGTCAGCGATCGTTTGCCGACTACTACACGGCAGCGTACGGTTACGCGATTTTCGACAAGAGCCTGTGCGAAAACGTGACCTTCGCCGACCACAGTCTGGCGACCGACAGTGTGTTCTCCGAAACCCAATTGATTTCCTGCCGCAACGTGCTGATCTACTTCAACAAGAAGTTGCAGGATCGAGCGTTCGGGCTGTTCCATGAATCGCTTTGCCATCGCGGTTTTCTGGTGCTCGGCAGCAAAGAGACGCTGGATTTTTCCAGCTATGCCAACCAGTTCGAAGCGCTGGTGAAACAAGAACGGATCTACCGCAAAAAATGAACGAGGCCGTGGATTTACCTCGCGTCGAGGCGATTGTGGTCGGTGCTTCCGCCGGTGGCGTTGAGGCGCTGTTGAGTCTGCTCGTGCCGCTGCGCCGAGGCTATGCATTGCCGATCATTGTTGTTCTGCATCTGCCTGAAGAGCGTCGCAGTCAGTTGGCCGAGGTCTTCGCCCGGCGCGTGGAACTGCCGGTGCACGAGGCTGCCGACAAGCAGGACATCGTTGCCGGCAACGTGTATTTCGCCACGCCGGGTTATCACCTGTCGGTGGAGCAGGATCGCAGCCTTTCGCTGAGTCTTGAGGAACGCGTGCACTATTCCCGGCCTTCGATTGACTACCTGTTTGAATCGGCCGCGGACGCGTACGGTGCATCACTTGCCGCTGTCCTGCTGACCGGTGCCAATCACGATGGCGCGCGCGGGCTGGCCGAAGTCAAACGTTGCGGCGGCTTGACCATTGTCCAGGATCCCGAAGAGGCGCAAGTCGCCACCATGCCGCTGGCTGCACTGAAAATTCAGCAGCCGGATCATGTCCTACCCATTCACGGCATCGGCCGTCTGCTTGTCGAGCTGGAACGAATCGCATGCTGAGTAATATCCAAGCCAAACTGCTGATCGTCGACGATCTGCCGGAGAACCTGC comes from Pseudomonas sp. RU47 and encodes:
- a CDS encoding chemotaxis protein CheB, with protein sequence MNEAVDLPRVEAIVVGASAGGVEALLSLLVPLRRGYALPIIVVLHLPEERRSQLAEVFARRVELPVHEAADKQDIVAGNVYFATPGYHLSVEQDRSLSLSLEERVHYSRPSIDYLFESAADAYGASLAAVLLTGANHDGARGLAEVKRCGGLTIVQDPEEAQVATMPLAALKIQQPDHVLPIHGIGRLLVELERIAC
- a CDS encoding CheR family methyltransferase yields the protein MERSSPAERNSEIELRLLIEAIYLKYSYDFRDYSGASIKRRVQHALSQFECATISALQEKVLHDPTAFMQLLQLLTIPVSEMFRDPSHFLAIRREVVPLLRTYPSIKIWIAGCSTGEEVYSMAILLREEGLLDRTIIYATDINPRSLDKAKQGIFSMENVRAYTANYQQAGGQRSFADYYTAAYGYAIFDKSLCENVTFADHSLATDSVFSETQLISCRNVLIYFNKKLQDRAFGLFHESLCHRGFLVLGSKETLDFSSYANQFEALVKQERIYRKK